A window of Numenius arquata chromosome 10, bNumArq3.hap1.1, whole genome shotgun sequence genomic DNA:
CACTTAATAGATGCTTTGAGAGTAAGTATCTGAACTCCTGTGGAAGGATTTTTATGGGGGATTATGTTGTCAGATACCAAGCTGTACAGCTCAAGTCAGATGTGTGTCGTACTGGTATCTGTTCGTTTCTGCTCCTAGggcatgtatttttattatctgGTCTGATGGTAGACTGGGGCATTTTACTAGGGCACGTATTTTTATTATCTGGTCTGATGGTAGACTGGGGCATTTTAGAAGAGGCCTTTAAAACTATTTGCTGTCACAAATTGAGTGATACTTTCAGAGTTTACTTTTACCTTCAGACTTCAGCATGTGCTACACTTTTTAGGATTTAACTTACTCTGAAAATGAAGACAAGGTGAAGGGTTTGAGCCTTCATCAGGCATGATTCTGTAGGGGGTGGACTGTGGCATGATCCTGTTCTGGCAGTACTCAGAGCTGGAAGCTGTAATACCCAGGATTTTGAGAATCTTATCTACGAAGTGACAAGTAACATCTGGCATTTCGTTACAAGACTAGAAAATGAAGCACTTGGAAAATAACTCTGTGCTAGTTTAGAAGGGGATTGTCTTGTCTCTGAAGTACTTCCACCTGTCAGACCCAAGCttaatttcttcttgcttttatgCTCTTCTGATATTTAACTGCTGTTAATTCATatgatttaaaatgtctttgaggAATTGCAAGTTCACGAAGGGAATGTGGACTTCCTGCTACCAGAATACCGCAGCATTTTGGAAGAGGCAGATCAGCTGCTTGAGGAATACAAGAGACAACCTGCACATCTCGAGAGACTTTATGGTTTGTTGATCAATccagtgttttatttaaatgcagctTAATGTTCAGAGAGCACGCTGGATGTGACTGAAATAGTTACAAAGTCGGTATTAGTGGAATTGAAATAATTTGATAAGTGGGTACACTGGGGTAGCTGCAGGACAACAGTAGGTATGTAAGTATATATGTCTGTCTGGTCGTACAGCCGAAGCTGCGCATTtacgtgatggttttgatcataAAAGTCTGCAGTTAAAGGTGAGGCAGTAAAACCTAGCACATCCTGCAAATGGTTTGTATGCAACTACAGACTTTGAGTAACTCTCCAGATTCACCTGAGAACTTCTAAAATTGATTTGGCATCACAGGCATATCACTGAGATTGAAAATACCAGAATTACTTGCAAGTGACTTCTAtacttttttgtttaatagaCAGCTTTTTATATTCAGATGATCCTTGTCTTCACAGACACGATTGAGGATCGTATTCAAGTTCAGGATTGCGTTTAAGAATGTGTACAAGTTAAATGAGTGATTAAGTTTTGGGCGGTtaaattttgcaaaacatcagaaaaccagagaaatgcacatggggtgggagggaggctcGTAGAAGATGATCTAATTTAGTGAAGGGAattctgtggcctcctctggtgtTCCCCGTACAGCTCCAGCTCAGGGAACCTCTGCGAGACACCGGCTGTAATAAGCCGATGTCTTATGGTGCGGCGTCAGCAGGGTCCTCACTGCCCGACCTGTGACAGTTCTCCCTCCTTAGTgtttcagacattttttttttgtaaggcaaAAACACACAGTTTGGAATGAAGCTGGAATCTGGGCGGTTATAACAGCATTTCGGGTTTGTTTAAAAGGGGACATTATTGTTTAAAATGTGAAGTTTAAAAAGAGTCTTATCTCAGTCTTGAATCAACTGGAGTAGTTGGTGCGTAATAACGAGTTAAAAGTAGAGAGACCTCATAACGAAAACAAGGCAAATAATTCCTGGGATTTTACCTTTGCAGGTATGATCACAGATCTCTTCATAGATAAATTTAAATTCAAAGGCACCAATGTGAAAACCAAAGTTCCTCTTCTTCTGGAGATTCTGGATGGCTGTGATCAAGATGGACTAATTGCTTTTTTTGAGGCTGCAGCCTGACAAGGAAAAAGcagagttgtttttattttttttttttattttaaaatcaaggcAGTTCAGTATCAAGTCGGAAgcactttttttaagaaaaacacttttaCTCTTTCGTTGTACTGTCGTCTCTTAGGTTTTACTCATATTTATTAAATCATACTGAATACATTACTCAGCTTCAGAtaaactggtgtgtgtgtgtgcaatgttCTTCAGCGCTAAAGTAAACCAAATCAGATGTAAATACCAAATCTCCTTTTtgcaaaaatgaatgttttcagcGCTGTTAAAGAGCGCTTGCAGGGGCCTGTTCTCCCACTGCAGGAATGTATGAGGATAATGCTACGGAGAAACCAGATTCAGAAGAAATTCACGTGCTAAATCGCTGCGGATTTTAGACTGTGAAGGCAGCTGCTTTTAAAGCTACGCGTTAGTTCTTGGTTGGAGGGTGGGTGGCGTTAAACCCGCTCCGTGCTCCTCCTGTGGCGGGGTGCTTCATTCCTGAACTCCCCCCGAAACGCTGGAACGGGGCATTCGGGAATTCTTCccgccgcgccccccgccccgcccctgcgGCCTCCCGCCCGCGAGGCTCCGCCTCTTCCCCTCAGGCCCCGCCCTCCCCCCGCCCGTTTTGGTCCCTGCAGCCGCCCGTAGCCCGCGTGACGCGCCGCGCCCTCCCATTGGCCGATTCAATAGTCGCGGGCTGCTTGAACGGCGAGAGCGGCGCGAGActcggcggcggccgccggtGCGACTCCCGCCCgtctcctcctcccgccgccgccaccatgTTGGCGGAGCAGGAGAACCAGGAGAACGTCCCCCCGGGCGGCAAagcagcgccgccgcccgccgccgccacccgcgTGGCGCTGGGGCTGCTGCGGGGTGGCCAGCAGCGGGCCGGGCTCCCGCCGCAGGTGaggtgaggggacaggggggaggcgccgccatcttgggtcGGCGGGAGCTGTCAGCGGCGGCTGACAGACGCTCAGACGGGCTGACCGGCCGCTCTTCCCCAcaggcggcggcgcggggcgacGGTGAGGGCCatggcgcggcggggcggccggtcGGCGGGCAGCAGGCCTTCACCATCCATGTGGACGAGCCGgacggggagcggcggcggcggcggggtggccCGGCCacgcagaaggaggaggaggatgatgatgcaGCGGCGGCGCTAGGGCTAAGGGCGGCCGTCTGCGCCCTGGGGGAGCGGCGGCCCCTGGCCCCCCTGGGCAACGCCATGGAGCTGAGCTTCGGTAGGTGAGATCCCTCCGGGGCTCCCCAACACCCGCCGTCCCAGAGGGCAGCGCTGCCCCGGGCTCTGGGTGCGCTCCGCGGGGCCCATCCCGCCCCATCCAGGTGCGCGGCCCTTTCCCCAGAAAGCGCGGGGTGAGCAGGGTTGTGCTGAGGAGTTAGCGAGGGAATCATTTCTAGAGCAAACTGGAGGAGGGCAGGAGATCCAGAAGCTGTTTGGGTTGTAGACTGGTGTGGTTCGGCTCGGAAGACACCTTTCCTGTTGCTGAAACCTATTTGGTTCCTTTGAGCTTCCTATTGTGATACAACAGGTTTTAAATCCAGTAGAGCTATCAGTCACTTGAGCCTCTGCTCTGCAGTCCTCTGCTCTTTGTAAGCAGTTTTATGCTTTTAATCTTAACaaggaataatggttttaaactaaaggagggtagaTCTATATAGGTATAAGGAAGACGTTATTTACTCTGAGTGGTGaaacgttgatggttggactcgatgatcccaagggtcttttccaacctgaataattctgattctatgaaacactggcacaggttgcccagagaggtggtagatggcccatccctggaagcattcgaggtcaggttggacagggctctgagccacctgatctagttggagatgtccctgttcattgtatggggggtggactagatcgcctcttaaggtcccttccaacccaaactattctacgatcaGTACTTcacaagaaaaaacagattaCGGACAAGAAGAGCAGCCCTTAGAGTCTCACTCTACCCACCGCTATAGAGTAAGAAGGAGACTTAGGTGGAACTTGAGGCTTAATGgactcttctcccaggtaataCCCTGTATCGGTGCAAGTGTTTTGAGCTCTTCCCAGTATGTAAGAAATGGGAGCTGTTGGATCCGTTTCCTGTAACACATGCATGAATATCTGAGGGCTGACTTCACCATGGTCCATTTTTGCATTCTCTAAAAAGCTCTGGTACTCCAGCCCTGTTTTATGCTGCAATAGCCAAGCTTACAGTGTTCACATCTACGTAATGAGGTAACACAGGATACACTGAGTCCTACATAATCCCATCCCTTTATTCTTAGGGGGAAGAAGAGAATGGGGAATGGAAAGCTTCCATGTTGCAGTAATGTTTTGGCTTCCCTAGAGCCTCCTCAACACCCATCTAGTTGAGTGATAGTCTGCCCTCTCTGCCTGCCCAGGAGGCAAAAGACCCGGCAGCCCTGGAGAGCCACCACCAACGTGCTACAGAACAGGGTAGTTCCTGTGCTGTAAGGGAGTGGTCTGATTGTGCCTGTTTTAACATggctattattttcttcttagatTCTCCAAGTATTATGGATATTTCAATAAcgtcagaagcagaagagaaaaaaccaaaTGTTAATAACGTGCCAGACTATATTAGTGATATCCATACGTACCTTAGGGAAATGGAGGTGAGctgctctctcttttcttctttgcatgtAGCTTATGGGGGAGAAATTGATAAATGCACCTAACCATTAGTTACTACTACAATGACAAAATTAAGCCTTGCTAGAAATAGAGAAATAAGATGCTGTGTCCACTGCTGTGAACACAAGACTTGTTTCTTGTGATAAAGTTGCATGCATGTTCAGTTGCCATGCACTGAACAAAAGCTGGAAAGCAAGATTATGGAAATACAACTTACTGATCCTAGACTTACCATTGTTTACTTCTGATCTGTTTAAACTATGGTAAACAGAGCTTAAACAGTTGCTTCCCTCCTGGCACTTAGTCCAAGCTCAATCTTATCTGTCATCTAAACCTACAGGTGAAATGCAAGCCTAAAATGGGTTACATGAAGAAGCAACCTGATATCACAAACAGCATGCGGGCTATTCTTGTGGACTGGCTGGTGGAAGTTGGAGAAGAATACAAATTACAGAATGAAACCCTGCACTTAGCTGTGAATTACATTGATAGGTTTCTTTCTTCAATGTCTGTTTTGAGAGGAAAACTGCAGCTTGTGGGTACTGCAGCTATGCTGCTTGCATCGTAAGTGAAATGGCTTAATTTAGAATTCTACCTGCTGGTCTCATACAGATGGAAATCTTGCAGCTATCACACTTCTGTTGCCTATAGCCGGGCTGGCTCAGGAGGGCTTCACACTAGAAGAAAAACCAGGCGTTATCCACCTAAAAGTTTGGCAGTTTGTTTGGAACTCCTCAAGCAAGGTTCTAGGCTGGCTTTGTAGCTTGCCCTAATGTGAGGATTCGTTATTTCtagctgcagcagcagaaggttTATAAGCAGTATTTGAGAGAATACACACAAGGCATGCgaaaagaaaattttgcttgTGCCAATTATTAGTTTAGGGAGATGTTCTGGAATTTCAGTGCCTCTGAGTCCCAAATTGTTTAGTACTAAAATATCAGCCTATGGTAGCTCTGTAATTTCAAATTCTGCTGATTCAAGAGCTATGGAACCAAGTGCAGCAAACTTATTTGGTAACTGCTCAGCTACTTCACAAGTCAGGTTTTAAATTAGCATGCTGGCTTTCATTAAATGTTGCTGGTTATCTGGTTTTCTAGTACTCAATTATTTGCTCACATCTTTTTCTCCTGACAGAAAGTTTGAAGAAATCTACCCTCCTGAAGTAGCAGAGTTTGTCTACATCACAGATGACACCTATACCAAGAAGCAGGTTCTGAGGATGGAGCATTTAATTTTGAAGGTTTTGTCGTTTGACTTGGCAGCTCCAACAATCAACCAGTTCCTCACTCAGTATTTCCTACATGAACAGACAAATGCTAAAGTGGAGAGCCTGTCAATGGTAAGTAAGAATTACTGGCTTGGCCTGTGTAACTAGACAGTTCTGTTACTATTAATGCACTTTACAAGCTCCGTTTCCGAGTCccagtagaaaagaaaagaaatgctaaaGAATTCTTCAGTCCAggcttctctgcttcctcctaTTTTTAAACGTGTGTCTCTGGGAGAGTTCTGGAGAGTGCATTCATTGTGCCGTGTACTCCTCCAGAAGTGGTGTTACACCACTGGAAACTAACGCTCCTGTTGCCACTCACCCTTTGAGATACTCTGTTCCTATCTCAGGCAGGCACTTGGTCAGGTTCAAGCATGCACACTTACTCAGAGTGGGCAGAGATTAATGAACTTTAATGACAACATTAGATGCTAAAAGAGAAAGTAAGTGGAAACTAGTAAAAGCTGTTCCTCCCAACTGATGGCAGGATTGGAAGCTTAAATTAGGGTCCTAGTGCAACTGCTAAATGCTATTCTACTTCCTTTGGGAAGGAGATGATTCCCTTTCTCTTGTTTCCCTTGCAGTACCTCGGGGAGCTGAGTCTAATTGATGCCGATCCTTACCTGAAATACTTGCCATCAATTATTGCTGCTGCAGCATTTCATCTAGCAGGCTATACCATCACTGGACAGACTTGGGTATGTAGTGCTAAAACTTGAGCCTTCACGCACCTTTATGCATCTTTAGTGTTATTCGTACGCTGTTCTGAATTCTGGGGCCAGGACTGCAGGAATCTGCAGCCCTTCCACACGCCCAGGTTGTTAATTTGGGATTGTTGCCTGTGGTATTTGAAAAATGGCGGGGAGGGGACAAAACACATGTTTTCTCGGAAGGAGGAGGTATCTACTGATGCACTGTGTTCTGGTGATCCTCCTCAAAGCTGTAAGCAGCTTCCTTGTGATGAAGAAGTGGGCAGGAAGAAAGCCTAGCTTCTTAGTTAGGAAGCAAGGAATACTTGCTTAGAATACGATAATTATCAGGATTATTGTAAATCTACATGAACTGCTTAAGTCTGAGCAGTGAGTATTAAAATACTTTGTGCTTTAGAAAATGGCGCTCTGCTGATCTATTAGAACAGCAGAGTTTCAACAGGAAGCCAGAAACTCCACCAGTGGCCGTCAggtaagcaaacagaaaatttcaaatagtccctcttcctttcctttttccctcagCCTGAATCCCTGTGCAAAGTAACAGGCTACACCCTTGAAGACATCAAGCCTTGCCTCATGGACCTACACAAGACCTACCTCAaagcagcacagcacacacaACAGTCCATAAGGGAAAAGTACAAGAGTACAAAGTGAGTATCTGCTGAGATGTACGATAAGCTGGTGTGTTACACATAAGTTGTCCTACCTAGCACGTAACTGCTGAACCGGGGTGGGTGGGTGCATCCTGAGTCTTCAGTCCAACTCAACTAACCAAATCCACCACCGACATGAAATAGTGACGAGGCTCCCCAGATTTTTGCACAACGTTTTGTTGAGCAATACTTTGTGTTCACCATCAGGTGAGGAATTTTCTTGACGTTCCTATAGTTGGTAGGCAGGAGATGGTACCTAATGCTcctaaaaaataatctgtgttggCACGGCAGCCAACAAGCCCCCCAGATGTTTCCTGCCTTGTGAGCAATGTTCTTTGCTGCAGTACATACGCTGTTCTTTATGGCAGAGGGCACTTTGAGCAAGATGACATcccgtgtcttttttttccccccctctctagGTACCATGGAGTATCGCTTATTGACCCGCCAGAGACACTAAACTTATTGTAATAATCAAGAGactgatcttttttttaaaagatgtatatTACAGGAAAATGATGTACAGTTTGAAACATGGTTCAAAATTCTAGATGGGATCACTTGGAATATTAATGCAGGTTTTAATGAGCTTAATTATGAATttagttttatttggttttactgTAAATCTTTTGTACATGCTCGAATATTTAGCTGGGGTTTTATAAAAATGTTCTCTTCAAGCACGGAATTAACCACGCAGACCAAGTGCAGTCCGAGACTGCTGATCTAATTATAGACTAAACATGAATATTAGCAGTGCATTATAACAGTAGGGCTTTTTCTCCTTCCAAGTAAGAACGACTTGGACTCCACAGCAGTATTTGTAGCATTTTTATACTGTGTAGTTTAAAGTGAGATTTAGTATAGATCCAAAATGTGGCTTAACGGCTGGAGTACTGGAAGAAACTATACAGCGATGGGGAGAAGGCCTTGCTGGAATTGGCTCTCGTGAAGCTCTTTAGGATGTGCCAGTTACTGGAAGCCTTGATTGCTGTCTCACATACTGCCAAGTCTCCATCAGGTTAAAGGCTGAACTCCACGGCAAAAAACAGAATACCAGTTCAGACTTCTCTCTTCCAGTACGTAGAAAATGGTCTTGCTATAGGTATTTTCTAGTCAAAGTGTAAAAcatactaatttttaaaactgtggagTTCTTAACTGATGTGTTAGCTGTTCCAAAAGCCCATTGATACctactaaaaaaaattatagtcaTCAGTCTGCTCACCTCATACCTCCTTAGGGGCGGTGGAGGGAGTAAACTGCAGGAGGTTGAACTACTGCTCTGTGCCCTCAAGAAGAAGGAATGTCTCCTGGGGCAGATGGGCTACATGCAGAGCTCTGTACATCCCTTTTGCTTGGAAAGGGTTCCTCTGCGGCATGCAGCAAAAATGTAGACCAAGTGGTCTTATTTTTCCTTACTTCTGGAACTGTTACATGAGCAAACTAGCACATAAATGTCCACTTGTTCTAACACCGATTACCTTCAACCCGCGTAAATGGAGCGATGCTGCCCTGTACCTGCTGTTCTTTGCATGTGAAGCAGTGAGCGCATGGAAGTGGGTTTAATTAAGCCATTTCCAGTTTGGCTAATAAACAGTTTTTTTACATCTGATGTTGGTGGTCTTGCCAATACCTTAAAACCACTGAGGGGTAGTTCTGCCATCTTCAGCTGGCATTCGTTTCTAAAGCTCTTTGGCAAGGGTGAAACCAGCACCACCTCAGCTTGAAGCCGATTCAACACTGCCTATCTGGTTGGCTGGACAGCCAGCAGGCAGCAGTATCAATTCTTCACAGATGTCAAACAGCTGTTACTGTGTGggctatttaaaatacatttaaaaaaaaaaatcatcagcccTCTGTTGAGCTGACAAACACGTGTTAGAGTGAGACGACTCACATATCTCAACTCAGTAATTAAAAACTTGGGTGTTCTACCCCCACCCCTGCTCTGCAGTCTGAGCCCTCTGTGAACCACCTCAGTTACAAACCCTCTCGAGTCAAAACTATGGAATGCAACTATTTGGCTGCCTTTTTTGGCCAACCTGAGTTTTTTAGGATGCACTTTGACTTACTTTTCTATGTGTTctaatttttaatgaagaacCATATTTCATTGGCCTACTCTGTTCTCCGACAGCCTTTGTTTAGCTTTCTGGTAGGTTGCCACTGAAAAGCTGAAACTAGTTGGTGAAAAACCCCACAGAGTGTATCATGTTTGGTGCGCAGCATTGGGAATGCAGGAGAGGGAGTTTGTAGGTAATACAGGAAGACCTTTGCCACAGCTGTGACATCGGTTTGTGACCTTGGAAGGGCAACTCAAAATGCTGACTGGCAATTATTCTTTGGAGACTATAGAGCACAGCGCTCCTCCTAAGAAACTGGGTTCtgccttccccttcttttttaaCGGTGGATGCTGGAAACTTTACAAGACTGCTGAGAACTAAGAAGTAATGTAAAGGAATTTTTTGGATGATTGCAATTATGAATTACTTTCCccagaaaaaagcaagcagcagtaCTTAAGTGAAAGGATTACAGTGGTTTATAGAATTAGTTTACTGCTTAATGAGATGTCTCCTTGCTCTGTTTTCAACGGAAGTTGTTTGTTACTGTTCCCCATAGCAGAGAAAAATTCTCCCCTGCTCCCTGAGCTTTGCTTTCAACATAGTGATATGACTTCCTCTGCAGCCTAAAAAAATGCTTCAGTcctgggctggcagctctgcccagTTATGACCCATGTTCCTCCTTCCTCAGCaacagctctggctgctgccagTACtgtctttttccatcttctcATTTTCCAGTCGGTATGGGATGATTCCAGTTCTTGCTACTAAGCTTCGAACAAAATATCCCAGGTTGTGCTGTACTACTGTTTTGCCTTCCCAGTTTAACTTCTAGCCTTTCAAAATAAAGCCTCCAAGGAACCTGGGGTATGAGATGTTACGCGTGAAGAGAGAAACACTGTTCTTTTTCGCGAAGAGGTTTAAAGTCTCCTGGTACTGCAGAACTAAGAAGAAACTGGATCTTCACCCGTTCTCGTATTCCCAACAGTGACTCTGGGCTGGAAGGACTGACACTAAGAAAACACACTGGTTTAGCTCCTGGGGAAGGAGGCTTTGTGTTTGTCCCTTTCTGAAGGAGCACACCTTGACTTAAAGCTTTCCTCGGCTGGGAGCAGTTtactttttttaacattaaattctAAACCTGATTTGGGGAATGTAGTATCTGCAACAGTAACTTCTCTCCTGTTCATATGTCATGAAATATTAAGGTCACATGTAAAATAGTCCTACTTTGCTCTTGTAAATATGTGCATGTTTCCAGTTTGACTTGGGTTTCGAACAAAGCAGCTGGATCAGGTATTTTGGAAACCTCCTTGTCTCTTCGCTTTGCCCGACTCTAAATCCCGAGCATCATTCTTTGAATACACTTCAAGAAACATTCCTGTCTGTTGCatgtaatatttaattaaactttTTAAGAAACTCCATTGCTGAAGTACGAGTTGCTTCTCTATCAAAGTTTTGCAGAAGTTCTATGCTGTTTTgttaaatatatgcatttctgttatttttacacAAAGTGGTTTCAGTGAGAGGTAAGATATGGAGTGACGTGGGTAAGAAATTTCAAGTCACAGCACACACCATTTGCCCCTGTGAAGAACATTCCAATGTGTGAAACGGTTCCAAGGTCTGGCAATAGCTACCTTCATTAACAGAAGCTTTCCCTGGCATTAAACTGGGTCTGCCCTTTTACCACCTGAACTCTGCCTGTACACAGCTCACTTCAGTAATGGCAGAGGCTGTTAAAACTACATCTTACCGCTGCAATTCAAGTTACAGAACTTGAGTTGGTTCAAGTTTAACCAGTGagtttgctgctgcagctggataTAAACCACAGAATTTCACTTACatgcaaaatttttatttaaagctgtgtacagtatttttataaaatatacataaaagcaGGACCAGATATGGGGtaggaggaaataaaattatctaCAAAAATAAGTTCAATAATGATG
This region includes:
- the CCNA2 gene encoding cyclin-A2, whose amino-acid sequence is MLAEQENQENVPPGGKAAPPPAAATRVALGLLRGGQQRAGLPPQAAARGDGEGHGAAGRPVGGQQAFTIHVDEPDGERRRRRGGPATQKEEEDDDAAAALGLRAAVCALGERRPLAPLGNAMELSFDSPSIMDISITSEAEEKKPNVNNVPDYISDIHTYLREMEVKCKPKMGYMKKQPDITNSMRAILVDWLVEVGEEYKLQNETLHLAVNYIDRFLSSMSVLRGKLQLVGTAAMLLASKFEEIYPPEVAEFVYITDDTYTKKQVLRMEHLILKVLSFDLAAPTINQFLTQYFLHEQTNAKVESLSMYLGELSLIDADPYLKYLPSIIAAAAFHLAGYTITGQTWPESLCKVTGYTLEDIKPCLMDLHKTYLKAAQHTQQSIREKYKSTKYHGVSLIDPPETLNLL